In Levilactobacillus brevis, a single genomic region encodes these proteins:
- a CDS encoding ABC transporter substrate-binding protein, which yields MKRLYGLIAILVIFLGFAFVKESHQEAATTKAVPTVGILQLLSHPALDAIHKGIIHGLAEEGYHVGKNVKIDFQNAENDQSNLKTMSARFVNEDADAMIGIATPAAQALANASSTTPIVLGAITDPKGAHLVKSNTHPGNNVTGVSDQAPLASQLKLIQQIMPDMKTLGIIYTSSDDSATAQYHQFAALCKREHVRLKAYSIANTNDLNQVSQQMVSQVDAVYVPTDNTVASAMQTLVATATAKKVPVFPAVDTMVKAGGLATLSINQYKLGVTTGKMTAAILKGKKPADTPIHFVRKGEMTINLKTAKKLGLTLPASVVKEAKQHGEVYR from the coding sequence ATGAAAAGATTGTACGGACTCATCGCCATTCTGGTAATTTTTCTCGGCTTTGCCTTCGTCAAGGAAAGTCACCAAGAAGCGGCCACGACCAAGGCGGTGCCGACCGTGGGGATTTTACAACTGTTATCCCATCCGGCACTCGACGCCATTCACAAGGGAATTATCCACGGACTTGCCGAGGAGGGCTACCACGTGGGCAAGAACGTGAAGATTGATTTTCAAAACGCCGAAAATGACCAAAGTAATCTGAAGACCATGAGCGCGCGCTTCGTCAATGAAGACGCCGATGCCATGATTGGGATTGCCACCCCCGCCGCTCAGGCTTTAGCCAACGCCAGCTCCACCACACCCATCGTGCTGGGGGCCATCACCGACCCCAAGGGCGCTCACCTGGTGAAGAGCAACACGCATCCCGGCAATAACGTGACCGGCGTTTCCGACCAAGCTCCCCTAGCTTCACAGCTGAAATTGATTCAACAGATCATGCCCGATATGAAGACACTGGGAATTATTTATACCTCATCTGATGACTCGGCCACCGCCCAGTACCACCAATTTGCGGCGCTCTGCAAGCGAGAACACGTCCGGCTCAAAGCCTACTCCATCGCCAACACCAACGACTTAAACCAAGTCAGTCAACAGATGGTCAGCCAAGTCGATGCCGTTTACGTGCCGACCGATAACACCGTCGCTAGTGCCATGCAAACATTGGTAGCCACCGCAACGGCCAAGAAGGTCCCTGTCTTCCCCGCCGTCGATACCATGGTGAAGGCCGGGGGCTTGGCCACGCTCAGTATCAACCAATATAAGTTGGGCGTGACAACTGGGAAGATGACCGCCGCCATTCTCAAGGGCAAGAAGCCTGCGGACACCCCTATTCACTTCGTTCGCAAGGGTGAAATGACGATTAATTTGAAGACGGCCAAGAAGCTCGGGCTCACGTTGCCCGCTTCGGTCGTGAAAGAAGCCAAACAACACGGGGAGGTATACCGCTAA
- a CDS encoding linear amide C-N hydrolase: protein MCTSILQIAKDGSHILARTMDWHALYVQPLFVPRGYQWQSVFDNHWHTNRYAMIGGGGAHHHEIDVSDGVNEMGLSVQKLTFANGSQLVERPTPGQVHLAPYEFSFYLLANYASVADIEAHLDEVQLMSGAYAVNNIGDSELHFAVVDRTGRTVVIEPTHFPMRVRENPLGVVTNSKDFELQLERLGQYVNYTDDFEKGTVPLNAPRVTTGRFSGKPVPSGSYTPGGRFVRAAYYKERADLPADERAGIVSAWHLLDSVAVPKSHQYRPTYSVYRAATCSESLTYYFQPYNRLDVVQLKLTPDMLAWTKPKFYNVANQLTVTALN, encoded by the coding sequence ATGTGTACCAGTATTTTACAAATTGCCAAGGACGGTAGCCATATCCTGGCGCGCACCATGGACTGGCACGCGCTCTACGTGCAGCCGTTATTCGTGCCCCGTGGCTACCAGTGGCAGAGTGTCTTCGACAATCATTGGCACACCAACCGCTACGCCATGATTGGGGGCGGCGGTGCTCACCACCACGAGATCGACGTGTCCGACGGGGTTAATGAGATGGGGTTGAGCGTACAGAAGCTGACGTTTGCCAATGGTTCTCAGCTGGTGGAACGGCCCACGCCGGGACAGGTTCATTTGGCCCCGTACGAATTCTCCTTTTATCTGCTGGCCAATTACGCCTCCGTCGCCGACATCGAGGCCCATCTAGACGAGGTTCAACTGATGAGTGGCGCCTATGCCGTCAATAATATTGGTGATTCCGAACTCCACTTTGCGGTGGTCGATCGGACGGGGCGCACCGTGGTGATTGAACCCACGCATTTTCCGATGCGTGTACGCGAGAATCCGCTGGGCGTTGTGACCAACAGTAAAGACTTTGAGTTGCAGCTTGAACGGTTGGGGCAGTACGTCAACTACACCGACGACTTTGAGAAGGGCACGGTGCCGCTGAACGCTCCGCGGGTCACCACCGGTCGTTTCTCCGGTAAACCCGTGCCGAGTGGTTCCTATACGCCGGGTGGTCGTTTCGTCCGGGCCGCCTATTACAAGGAACGCGCCGACTTGCCTGCCGATGAACGGGCGGGCATTGTTAGCGCCTGGCATCTGCTGGATAGCGTGGCGGTTCCCAAGAGTCATCAGTACCGGCCGACCTATTCCGTTTACCGGGCGGCGACGTGTAGCGAGTCGTTGACGTACTATTTTCAACCCTACAACCGCCTGGATGTGGTGCAGTTGAAATTAACGCCGGACATGTTGGCGTGGACCAAGCCTAAATTTTACAACGTGGCCAATCAATTAACCGTGACCGCCTTAAATTAA
- a CDS encoding NAD(P)-dependent oxidoreductase yields the protein MQIGFIGTGVMGTGIVTNLLKAGNTVVVYNRTKAHAQRVLDAGATWADSPQTVAQQAKLVMTMVGYPSDVEAVYTGEHGVFAGIQAGSIIVDMTTSTPALAVKLTGLAHEHHIQALDAPVSGGDVGAKNATLTVMVGGDRAAYDQILPIFEQIGQRVNYFGEAGKGQHTKMANQIMIAGTMTGLTEMLVYAKAAGLDLPQVLATLSSGGADNWSMDNYVPRILKGDYTPGFFAKHFLKDLRIALQEADRMKLDLPATKQAKLLYEAMVDDFGLGDDGTQGLIKTYEQN from the coding sequence ATGCAAATTGGATTTATCGGAACTGGCGTGATGGGGACTGGTATCGTGACAAACTTGTTGAAGGCGGGCAACACGGTCGTGGTGTATAACCGGACCAAGGCTCACGCCCAGCGCGTTCTGGATGCCGGGGCCACGTGGGCGGATTCGCCCCAGACCGTGGCTCAGCAGGCTAAACTGGTGATGACCATGGTCGGCTATCCCAGTGATGTGGAGGCCGTTTACACCGGCGAGCATGGTGTCTTTGCCGGGATTCAGGCGGGCAGCATTATCGTGGATATGACCACGAGCACGCCGGCGCTGGCTGTTAAATTAACTGGACTGGCACACGAACACCACATCCAAGCGTTGGATGCCCCCGTTTCCGGCGGGGATGTCGGGGCCAAGAATGCCACGTTAACCGTGATGGTGGGTGGCGATCGCGCCGCCTACGACCAGATCCTGCCGATCTTCGAACAGATTGGGCAACGCGTGAACTACTTTGGTGAAGCCGGCAAGGGACAGCACACTAAGATGGCCAATCAGATTATGATTGCGGGGACCATGACCGGGTTGACCGAAATGCTGGTCTACGCCAAGGCGGCAGGACTTGATCTGCCGCAGGTTCTGGCCACGCTGAGTAGTGGTGGCGCCGACAATTGGAGCATGGATAATTACGTGCCGCGCATTCTGAAGGGCGATTACACGCCGGGATTTTTCGCCAAACACTTCCTTAAAGACCTGCGGATTGCCTTGCAGGAGGCCGACCGAATGAAGCTGGATTTACCGGCGACCAAGCAGGCCAAGTTGCTCTATGAAGCCATGGTGGATGACTTTGGCCTGGGCGACGATGGAACCCAAGGGTTGATTAAGACGTACGAACAAAATTAA
- a CDS encoding GNAT family N-acetyltransferase yields MECVISNAPFNRAAALSLRQTIFVTERGIPRDVEFDDRDTGDRIYVTLYQDATHPVATLRLEPQSPAEMRFGRVCTRQDLRGQGLGSRLLTAAEDWSRTHGYRTGVIHGEVSAQGFYEHCGYVVAAGPFDEDGAPVVVLHKDL; encoded by the coding sequence ATGGAATGCGTCATTTCAAATGCCCCCTTTAACCGTGCCGCCGCGTTATCTCTACGCCAAACCATCTTCGTTACCGAACGCGGCATCCCCCGCGATGTTGAGTTCGACGACCGCGACACCGGCGACCGGATCTACGTCACGCTGTATCAGGACGCCACTCATCCCGTGGCCACGTTACGCTTGGAGCCGCAATCACCAGCAGAGATGCGCTTCGGGCGGGTCTGTACCCGGCAAGATTTGCGCGGTCAAGGTCTGGGTAGTCGCCTACTCACGGCGGCCGAGGACTGGTCGCGTACTCATGGCTACCGCACCGGCGTCATTCACGGTGAGGTCAGCGCGCAGGGGTTTTACGAACATTGCGGCTACGTTGTGGCAGCCGGGCCCTTCGATGAAGATGGTGCGCCGGTCGTGGTGTTGCATAAGGATCTTTAA
- a CDS encoding YdcF family protein produces MLLSASIVLICLVILLTIWDPHGLTSAVVTILSGGLITLMATLSQRPWAPLIADTGRFIIAIIGCWGLFTLLLIIGSPRLIVRKREHLAWGLIAGIWVWLFLGVAWIYAVGHGAFNDTIWPWLSFIPAFSLYLGIFFAAGLVGYLRVVCLRARHADTLVVLGAGLINGDQIGRVLGARLDTALAFAKRQDHPVTLIVTGGQGPDESLSEAAAMADYLTRRGYPAARIIQETAATNTRTNLINSQKLWWRLPNQGGHVVLITNGYHLFRTRLLAHQLGIHAGGYPAPTRPGYIVVGWAREFLALIMLHPRLHRGVLIGLIATNVLWMLP; encoded by the coding sequence ATGCTACTAAGCGCCAGCATTGTTCTGATTTGTCTCGTCATTTTACTAACCATCTGGGACCCACACGGCCTAACCAGCGCGGTGGTCACCATTCTGAGTGGCGGTTTGATTACGCTCATGGCCACCCTCTCACAACGACCGTGGGCGCCGCTGATTGCCGATACTGGCCGCTTCATTATTGCGATCATTGGCTGCTGGGGACTCTTCACCCTGCTGCTCATCATCGGCTCGCCCCGACTCATCGTCCGTAAGCGTGAACACTTAGCCTGGGGCCTCATCGCCGGCATCTGGGTCTGGTTGTTTCTAGGTGTCGCCTGGATCTACGCGGTCGGCCACGGTGCTTTCAACGATACTATCTGGCCCTGGCTCAGCTTCATCCCCGCATTTAGCCTCTACCTTGGCATCTTCTTCGCCGCGGGGCTCGTTGGTTACCTCCGCGTGGTGTGCTTGCGCGCCCGGCACGCCGACACACTGGTAGTTCTGGGCGCTGGCCTGATCAATGGTGATCAGATTGGCCGGGTCCTCGGCGCCCGATTGGATACCGCTCTGGCCTTCGCTAAACGTCAGGATCACCCCGTCACCCTAATCGTCACTGGTGGTCAGGGACCGGATGAGTCGCTAAGCGAGGCCGCCGCCATGGCCGACTACCTCACGCGACGTGGCTACCCCGCCGCACGCATCATTCAAGAGACCGCCGCGACCAACACGCGGACCAATCTCATCAACAGCCAGAAGCTCTGGTGGCGTCTGCCCAATCAGGGCGGCCATGTGGTCCTGATAACCAATGGCTACCACCTTTTTCGAACTCGGTTATTGGCTCACCAATTGGGCATTCACGCCGGCGGTTATCCCGCCCCGACGCGGCCCGGCTACATCGTTGTCGGCTGGGCCCGCGAATTTCTAGCCCTCATCATGCTTCACCCACGCCTGCATCGTGGCGTATTAATTGGTCTGATTGCGACGAACGTGCTGTGGATGCTGCCCTAA
- a CDS encoding ABC transporter permease: MSLFVSAIGQGLLWAVLGVGLFLTFRILDFADMTVEGTFPLGAATAVAAISNGMNPVLATLLAFAVGAIAGLITGLLYTKGHIPILLAGILVMTACYSVNLRIMGRANVSLLGKSTLFKNHFLASLPQYFDSVFLGTLIMVVITGLVIYFLQTQLGQGFIATGDNQTMARSLGINTDNMKIMGLMVSNGLIAFGGALVAQNNGYADVNMGIGIIVIALASIIIGEVAFGDLTLNQRLVAVTLGSILYRFVLLIVLKLGFSANDLNLISSIILALCMMLPVFKKTLNFKHILKRGLDTND, from the coding sequence ATGAGTTTATTCGTATCCGCAATTGGACAGGGCCTGCTCTGGGCCGTCTTAGGGGTGGGCTTATTCCTCACCTTTAGAATCTTGGACTTTGCCGACATGACCGTTGAAGGCACATTCCCACTGGGCGCCGCAACCGCCGTAGCCGCCATCAGTAACGGGATGAATCCCGTGCTGGCCACGCTATTGGCGTTTGCCGTTGGCGCCATCGCCGGATTGATTACTGGCCTGCTCTACACCAAGGGTCACATTCCCATCCTGTTGGCCGGTATCCTGGTCATGACCGCCTGCTACTCCGTTAACTTGCGGATTATGGGTCGAGCCAACGTTTCACTACTCGGTAAATCCACGTTATTCAAGAACCATTTTCTCGCATCACTCCCGCAATACTTCGACAGTGTCTTCCTAGGCACGCTGATCATGGTGGTCATCACCGGACTGGTCATCTACTTCTTACAAACGCAACTGGGACAAGGTTTCATTGCGACCGGAGACAACCAGACCATGGCCCGGTCGCTGGGTATCAACACCGATAACATGAAGATTATGGGGCTGATGGTCTCCAATGGCTTGATTGCCTTTGGGGGTGCCCTGGTCGCCCAAAATAACGGGTACGCCGATGTCAACATGGGGATTGGGATCATCGTTATCGCGCTGGCTTCCATCATTATTGGGGAAGTGGCCTTCGGGGATTTAACGCTGAATCAACGGCTCGTGGCGGTCACGCTGGGGAGTATCCTCTACCGGTTCGTCCTGTTGATCGTCCTCAAGCTCGGCTTCAGCGCCAACGACCTCAACCTGATCTCCTCGATTATCCTGGCGCTCTGCATGATGTTGCCGGTCTTCAAGAAGACGCTGAACTTCAAGCATATTTTGAAACGGGGGCTGGATACCAATGACTAA
- a CDS encoding class A beta-lactamase-related serine hydrolase: MILKKFVTILGVTLACALAGGLSTISANASSYLGIKSTQNTSYNARFVNQSSRNDGIYYYAPYYTQRSAKTRDASGKNWEHRFVKVSQIATLSNGVQFAKFSWYGDTIGWVDVRALEKFSRSQNAKVLLNNAHFQGSAMLFNNFATGASHVNVGYADAATKTLNSSSTIYPIASLQKVMTGAIIEQLAGQGKLSLNNKLSRYYPGVKNSSQITLRQLLNQRSGIDMSESTPSTLLTTQSAEINYTLNQLKVGKSGGFNYTNANFTLLAGIASKVTGQTYDQLVQKRIIAPLNLKHTYAWDNLPKSGTVANGYSYANGKSNNIDNASRNLVSSLLGAGNYYSTPADYYAIQKGLRNGKILTTNQYYDLANDYKLTYGGGLYHYTGTMKRVRGTLSGAGYETVLYGSEGNKSGVILFANQAPTTAMDSLAKTLYDLARYYNEN, translated from the coding sequence ATGATTTTGAAGAAATTTGTGACAATTTTGGGGGTCACGCTCGCTTGTGCACTCGCTGGTGGCCTATCGACGATTTCCGCCAATGCCAGCAGCTATCTGGGCATCAAGAGCACTCAAAACACCAGTTACAACGCACGCTTTGTGAATCAAAGCAGCCGTAATGACGGAATTTATTATTACGCCCCGTATTACACGCAACGGTCGGCCAAGACGCGCGATGCCAGTGGTAAGAACTGGGAACACCGCTTCGTCAAGGTTAGCCAAATTGCCACGTTATCTAACGGGGTACAATTTGCGAAGTTTTCCTGGTACGGCGACACCATCGGCTGGGTAGACGTCCGCGCGCTAGAGAAGTTCAGTCGAAGTCAAAATGCAAAGGTTCTCTTGAACAATGCCCACTTCCAAGGGAGTGCGATGCTCTTCAATAACTTTGCGACTGGCGCGAGCCACGTCAACGTTGGTTACGCGGATGCGGCCACCAAGACGCTGAATTCGTCGTCGACCATTTACCCCATCGCTTCTCTACAGAAGGTCATGACGGGGGCCATCATTGAGCAGTTGGCTGGTCAAGGCAAACTTTCGCTGAACAATAAGCTCAGTCGTTACTACCCTGGCGTCAAGAACAGTAGTCAGATTACGTTACGGCAACTGTTAAATCAGCGCTCCGGCATCGACATGTCCGAGTCCACGCCATCAACCTTGTTGACGACGCAATCCGCCGAAATCAACTATACGCTAAATCAGCTTAAAGTTGGCAAGAGTGGTGGCTTTAACTACACCAACGCTAACTTTACCCTGTTGGCCGGGATTGCCTCTAAGGTGACCGGTCAAACGTATGACCAGTTGGTTCAAAAACGGATCATCGCGCCACTAAACCTCAAGCACACCTATGCTTGGGATAACCTGCCCAAGAGCGGCACCGTGGCGAACGGTTACAGTTACGCCAACGGCAAGAGTAATAATATCGACAACGCCTCACGGAATCTTGTGTCTTCCCTCTTAGGCGCCGGCAATTACTACTCCACGCCAGCCGACTATTACGCGATTCAAAAGGGTCTACGTAACGGTAAGATCCTGACGACCAATCAGTATTACGATTTGGCCAACGATTATAAGTTAACTTATGGCGGTGGCTTGTACCATTACACGGGCACCATGAAACGGGTCCGTGGCACCCTGAGCGGCGCGGGTTACGAAACCGTGCTGTACGGGTCCGAAGGCAACAAGTCCGGGGTTATCCTCTTCGCCAACCAAGCACCAACGACGGCAATGGACAGCCTCGCCAAGACGCTCTATGATCTGGCACGCTACTATAATGAAAACTAA
- a CDS encoding glucosaminidase domain-containing protein has product MPKRRRTKRKSNHNPATATWIFVMVLLVLGGGLLVRGKIKTVIQSQRIEQTATSSTDNESAAQKKFIKKMAKPAVRVYRQNGQVLPSIVIAQAILESSWGTSQLFLQANNPFGVKGSYEGRTKSFLTNEYVNNKKISVHANFRDYPNLTAAILDHDALLKRSYFKQTVTDYETAAKLLQENGYATDPSYAKKLTNLIATYNLNQYDT; this is encoded by the coding sequence GTGCCCAAGCGTCGAAGAACGAAAAGGAAATCAAATCACAACCCTGCCACCGCCACCTGGATCTTCGTCATGGTCCTCTTGGTACTGGGTGGCGGGCTGTTAGTCCGCGGCAAAATCAAGACGGTCATTCAGTCGCAACGTATTGAACAGACAGCGACTAGCTCGACCGATAACGAATCCGCGGCCCAAAAGAAATTTATCAAGAAGATGGCCAAACCAGCCGTCCGCGTTTATCGTCAAAACGGTCAGGTGCTACCCAGCATCGTGATTGCTCAGGCTATTCTGGAATCGAGCTGGGGGACGTCGCAGCTCTTCTTGCAGGCCAACAATCCCTTTGGGGTGAAGGGCAGTTATGAGGGGCGGACCAAGTCTTTCCTGACCAATGAATATGTGAATAATAAGAAAATTTCCGTGCATGCCAATTTCCGGGACTATCCGAACCTCACCGCGGCCATCTTGGACCACGATGCGTTGCTCAAACGCAGCTACTTCAAGCAGACGGTGACCGACTATGAGACGGCGGCTAAGTTGTTGCAGGAGAATGGCTACGCAACGGATCCCAGCTACGCCAAGAAGCTAACCAACCTCATCGCCACCTACAACCTCAACCAGTACGACACTTAG
- a CDS encoding TerC family protein, with the protein MLHFLGQLYGPFFDLHNWETVVTSGNDWLIIFSLVLIECLLSVDNAVVLAAQTQSLPTRKQQEESLFYGIWGAYIFRFIIIGLGTYLINFWEIKVIGALYLVFLVFQYFTKTRVKHTRKLVKDRKKRILPLFWSVVLQIEMMDIIFSVDSVLASLAISSNPVIVLIGGLIGILAMRGVAEVIMKLMRRIPELEPMAYILIGLIAVKLFVSIPAIDIEIPATDFGIVVLGAIVLTLIIHVIRKRRQPTKQATKNKETSKSTES; encoded by the coding sequence TTGTTACACTTTCTAGGCCAACTCTATGGGCCTTTCTTTGATCTTCACAATTGGGAAACGGTCGTTACCTCGGGCAATGACTGGTTGATTATCTTTTCGCTGGTGCTGATTGAGTGCCTACTTTCCGTGGATAATGCCGTGGTTTTGGCCGCCCAGACACAATCATTACCGACGCGTAAACAACAGGAAGAATCTCTGTTTTACGGTATCTGGGGCGCCTACATTTTCCGGTTTATCATTATTGGGCTGGGAACATATCTGATTAATTTCTGGGAAATCAAGGTCATTGGGGCCTTGTATCTGGTCTTTCTGGTCTTTCAGTATTTCACCAAGACGCGGGTTAAGCACACCCGCAAGTTGGTGAAGGACCGGAAGAAGCGTATCTTACCGTTGTTCTGGTCCGTAGTGCTCCAGATTGAAATGATGGACATCATCTTTTCCGTGGACTCTGTTTTGGCCTCACTGGCCATCTCCAGCAATCCCGTGATCGTGTTGATCGGGGGATTGATTGGGATCCTGGCCATGCGGGGGGTCGCCGAAGTCATCATGAAACTCATGCGGCGAATTCCGGAGCTCGAGCCGATGGCTTACATTCTGATTGGCCTGATTGCCGTGAAGCTCTTCGTCTCGATTCCCGCTATCGACATTGAAATCCCGGCGACGGACTTTGGGATCGTCGTGTTGGGGGCAATCGTGCTCACGTTGATCATTCACGTGATTCGCAAACGCCGGCAACCGACTAAGCAAGCAACTAAAAATAAAGAGACATCGAAATCAACTGAATCGTAA
- a CDS encoding ATP-binding cassette domain-containing protein — MTKPLLELKNVVLKVNRNTPEEIMILDHLNLTINAGDFITVLGSNGAGKSTLFNAIGGDLSIDSGQILLNGKDISHESVEKRTRFLARVFQDPKLGTAPRMNVAENLLLAERRGQRRTLAPRHLNKQLDRYKEITATMHNGLDERLTTATGNLSGGQRQALSFLMATLKRPEILLLDEHTAALDPQTSQDLMHLTNERVQEEQLTCLMITHHLEDALTYGNRLIVLHHGKVTFDVAGAEKKALTTEKLYSFFAEIE, encoded by the coding sequence ATGACTAAACCATTACTCGAACTAAAAAATGTCGTCCTCAAGGTCAACCGCAACACGCCCGAGGAAATTATGATTCTCGACCACCTGAACCTGACCATCAACGCCGGTGATTTCATCACGGTGTTGGGCTCTAATGGGGCCGGGAAATCCACGCTGTTCAACGCTATCGGGGGCGACCTCAGTATCGACAGCGGCCAGATTCTCCTCAACGGCAAGGACATCTCCCACGAATCCGTGGAGAAACGGACGCGCTTCCTCGCCCGGGTCTTCCAGGACCCCAAGCTGGGCACGGCTCCCCGAATGAACGTGGCCGAAAATCTTCTGTTGGCCGAACGCCGCGGACAGCGCCGAACGCTGGCACCCCGTCACCTCAATAAGCAACTCGACCGCTACAAAGAAATCACGGCCACCATGCACAACGGGTTGGACGAACGGCTGACCACGGCGACCGGGAACCTCTCCGGGGGCCAACGCCAAGCCCTGAGCTTCCTGATGGCGACGCTTAAACGACCGGAAATTCTCCTCTTGGATGAACATACCGCCGCCCTCGATCCTCAGACCAGTCAGGATCTCATGCATCTTACCAACGAACGGGTCCAAGAAGAACAGTTGACTTGTCTGATGATTACCCACCACTTGGAAGATGCCCTGACCTACGGAAACCGTCTGATCGTGCTCCACCACGGCAAGGTCACCTTCGATGTGGCCGGCGCTGAGAAAAAGGCCCTGACGACTGAGAAGCTCTACAGTTTCTTCGCCGAGATTGAATAG